GTATTGGCTGTCCATTCccttccgcattgacttcaaagtgttggtgATGACgtgtaaagccctaaacggtttaggacctcgatacctggcagattgccttctcccacctagatctacccgaatcactcgccatagccaggagGGGCCTAactccgagagaggcccagagagaaagaacaagaaaccggggcttctcagcagtggcccctcggctctggaatagcctcccatcagtgatccatctggctccctcgctgggtgttttaaagagccaattaaaaacttggctcttttggcagcccttccctcctgtcaatatttgactttattcttattataattttcagttttcccatcttgagcattactaacattattgttttgaattgttttagttcttaatgtttaatggaacccgccctgAGTAGATTTTATCTAGGGGGGCagaatagaaatctaataaataaataaaataaatccttgaGCTAGAGATGCTAAGGATTGAACGTGTGACCATCTGTAGAGAGTACACGAATGCTTCCACGAACCTAAGCCTGCCTCCAAATTACTTTTGCAAAATGTTGCCTCTATTCTCTTAGTTTATTCTTATGCTGATATTGTATAATGAGGAAATCACTTCATAAACtcactcacacgcacacacatttaaaaaaactaagagaTAAAGCATTACATAGTTGCAGCAATGGGATACATTGTCATTGGTCATGTCTATGTCATATGCTATATAGCAGAGGGAAGGaagtgctattttttttaaccaagaaaGTTTAGATTTTTGTGCTAGAGCAGAAAAGCAGCCTCCAGAGCAGGCCTGTAGGTACAGCGCCACAAATGTGAAAGAGCTAGGCAATTTTTAagctctcctttaaaaaaacaaacatacaaacttCATAGAAGCACTGAAGTCAGCCCATAGGTGTGGCATATGAAGGCATACAAACAAAATAAGCTGCTATAGTTTCTCTTCCTTGTGTCTGAAATGTCAGACTCCAAAGTCCAGATGTTGGTTTGTCTTTTATGCCCCTCCTTTTTTGAGCACTGTAGCTAAAACATTTCAGCCAAGCACGTTTTTCCCTTACAAAATGATAAGGGCTGTTTTGCAAGCCATCCTCTTGCAAATACTGTTTGAAAGGCAAATGAGTATTTTCTGAAATCTGATTATCAACATCCATCTATGTTATGCACAGTTTGAGGTCTAGTTCATGCATTTAGATCTACAGATCCCATGAATCATTTTGACAGGGGAAGAGACAATGTACAGTTGAAGAGcatgttgagttttttttaatacaaaaggTCCTGAGACTCATCTCCCAGCTTCTCCAGATACAGCTAGGAAAGATATCCTGTTTGAAAGCTGGTCAGCCCAgagtttccttttcccttctttttctttagcCCACACATGGGTAGTAGGGTGAACTGAGGAGGGAAACCTGGGCACAAGGAACCTAGTCCATTTCAGTTCTAGCTTGGGACTTAAAAGAAAATCAGCCTTAACTGGCCATTACACATTTAATACAGTATCCAGTTTAGTTCTTATTTTATAGAGAATGCTGGGCTATATATGATTCGGTATGAGATTTCCAGACACTTCCAGGAAGCAGTGTATGAAGGGTTGAGGGAGGAGTAAAGGATGGGACTTTGGaggtgatctttttttttttacatctgtttTAACTTGTCTTATAAATACCAATCAAACATCAAGTGCCAATACTGCTGTTTCCAAAGTTAGTAgtgggtttatttgcttttcaaaaCCTTTACATCTCTGATAATGGCTACCATACCTGAGTCCAGAGTTAGAATTAATGCTTGCCTCTTTTGACAGCCTTCTTATTCTCTGCTCTGTCACCATCAGCAGCCAAAGAGAAGAATCTAAAATAACCTGTATCCCTATTTAGCTGTGTGGTTGTCAGAGCAGGGCTGAGCAGCTGTGACCTTCCAGGTGGTTATTGGACTGCAGAGCACTGCAGAATGTGTTTAGTTGGGCATGTTGCATTTTGAACATCTGTATGCTTTTACCAGATTGCCTGATTTTTCCCACATTTTGCTGTGTCACCCAAAATACTTATGAGAATAAGTATCAAGGGATGTGAGGGCCATTATAAGAGCTGTCATCGAAATGTCAAGAAAGTAGTAAATGTAAGCCAGAATCTTGTTGATGTTTGCGTAACTGCTGAGTAACATGTCTCAGCTAATTGTGTCCAATTGATAAAGTGTTGAAGTCCATCTGAATCACATGCTTGGTCATGTTCTTAGTGTATACAACCAAGATATGCCTCAGCACCTCATCGGTTAGCCATAACAGGTTGCACAAATTGTATCCAAGCAGCAGAAGGATTCCAGGTatagtctctttttaaaaaacttgcattGCTAAGAGGGAAACACTGTGAGGATTAataattctttttctgtttttaggATACAATGAATCACAGTCTTGGAGCTGAACAGTTAGCCACAGTGTCTATTGCAGGCTGCAAGTGATAAAGGGGCAGTGTATATTAACCATGGCTCTCCTTGCTACTGCTTTATGGTATTGTAGGCAACTATGCACatatattgcccatctgttgaAAAGGTAGGTTTTAATAGGGGTGTGTGTGCCTAATTTGCATTAGTGTGATAAATATCTTCCCTACATCAGACTAAATATCACCTTGTCTAGAATTCTGTTCCTTCTTCCCCTTGgttttccatttcccccccccctccccaacagtcAGTGTCCTGAGGCCACAGAGCATGCTTTGTCCTTACTGAGTTGTTTTGAGCTGTTACAGTCAAATTTATCTGGAAGCTTTCCAACAAGGTATGAAGGTAGTGGCCTTTATTCTGCTGCTTGGTGTTTGGTATTCAGAGGTACAAGTGGGACCTGCAACAAAACGTTGCAGTTTAGAGGTTTCTTCATTCAAGGTATAAAATTGCCAGAAATTTTGAAGTTCCtgggaaaaaatggggggggatggaaattggaaagggaaaggaatatAACTTGTACCAAAGAGAGAGCTGCAAACTGCTGTACACTATACCTTGCAGTGCACAGGCAATGAATGCCTTGTTGTATGTCCTTTAAGCAAGGTTGGGAGCATCTGCTAGGTGTAGAAATGTGTCCGGAGTGATATGTGTGCCCCATCATTCTTGAACCACCAGGTAGCCAGCTATAAAAGTTAATTAAATCTCCCTTGTTGCATATTTTCTTAccattgttcttattgtttgacTTTCCAGGTGGAGCAGATACCTGCAGAAAAAGTTCACAAGTAAAATTTACAGTATtattgtgtgtgcttttttaaaaaataaaagtttataTTATCTCAAACAGGTCAGTTTTATCAGCTAACATTTATGCTTGATTTAGATAACAACAGCGTTTCGGATGAAGTTGATTTGCTTGGCTACTGTGCCAAGGaatggaaaggagaaacagaacaGGCCAAGCAAATGAGGAAGGTAAGGTATGAATGAGAGAGTGACGCTGCAAAGCACAAAAATGGGATTCTTATGTACAGCTGGCCAAGCACAGTTTAACTCACCTTTTTGTCATTTTGCTATTTGTTGTGtgtagttttttaaatatatttttttgttttccttataaAAGTAGAGTAAGGTTAAGGGGCAGCAGAGATGGGGTACCCTCGGAGAGGGTGGATTTGAACAGATAAATTACGGATCAATATTTTTaatagtaattctatacattctcttcactagttccacatatcagaaagaaaagaaaagagggaaaaatcaaattcagacagatatattgttattctaattattgattatgtagctgatagtctttCTCCATTCTCATGcattttccctttatttcttatttcccaAGGGATATATTTCATTGTCTTCAGATTCCTTCCTTATATATTGCTcatcttgcattgctttcagAATTTTGTCTCTATATGTGGTTTTAATGAATCTAATTTGTACCTCTATtgggagatgatttttttaaaataaatactgaggGTGCTCTTTTGGCCTCATCTATATTCCACTTAATTTAATCCTTCTCACAGTTCGCCCAGTCTGATAGTAAATTTGTAGTAGCTTCTAAGAGGTCTTCATTTTGAGTTTATGGTATTCTCAGAATATGTGATGTATTCTTCATCTGGATTTGAGTCATTGGTGTTTCATGTTGGTTTTGTCTGGTTTCAGCTTTTCCTGAGTCCTTCTGAAGTTTTATTACTTTTTCCTTCATTTGCTTTGTTAATCTTCTATATTTCTTGATTTTGCTGTGTCGTATCCTCTTTCATGTGCCCCAGTTGTAAATTCTTGTCCTCCTGTTGTTTGGAGAGGTCAAACACTTTAATTTTCAGGACAGAAATATCAGACTTAATTTCATcaaacttttttttgggggggtatttttttttcttcggctggaacaaattaattgcatttcaatgggaaatggtgcttcgacttacgaccattttgagttacaaccatcttctggaaccaattaaattcataagtcgaggcatcactgtatagctGGAAACTGTGATTTTGACATAAAGGAAAGCTTCCAGTTTGATCCCCTTGTGTGCAAGAGTAGGATGAAGGCATTGCACAAGGCCTAGCTTTTTCTTTAGTATTAAGATAGATTTTCCAGGAAGAAGCtttctgttatttttcatttgccTATAAATGGTGCAGTGAATCTGTACAGGAATAATGGAATCTTTAAGTAATTCACCTCTCCTCTTCCCAtccacagaggagcagaggaagtgtttaatttgctaatatcctgaagtTACTTTCTTCtttagccacttcacaatatagTAAAAttgactgctggactgaatagTCATTGAGGTTTGATATGCCATTAGGATCTGAGGATTTTATCAAATAGCACATCACACCTCTACCTGACTCTAGGTGACCCCATTTGGCCCACAGCAATCCACTTCAAAGTTGCCTGTGGTGTATATTAGTGCCTTTTGATGTATATTAATGCTTCCAATTAAACAGTTTGCTTCACAAACAAAGAGGCTAATGTCAAGGTAGCTAgcaatggttgttgcgggttttttgggctctttggccatgttctgaatgttgttcttcctaacgttttgccagactatgtggccggcatcttcagaggacagcactctgtgctctggtgtagttggcttgggagtggtgtatttatggctgtgagatagacttttgtctttttctgtagatgagtgattagtgtgtcttgtgggtgtattgttgtggtaaggaagagagattatctgtcactgtggttgatgggtgtcattagttggtcttttgtgtgtagtgatccccggtctctgtggctgggtagagttcgttgaccttttgcacactgtatttttgagagctgggagccaagatttgttgagtttcaaactttcctcttttttgttgaagttctgctggtgcttgtggatttcaatggcatCCCTGTGCTAGGAATaatcagtcttttttttaatcagtaaGGGGTGTCAGTGTCAACTGGACATTGCCCTAGAAGAGACAGTTCTTTCCTTGGATATATTCATCTGGATCTAGGAAGAAGTATTTCCTAAGTGTCATTGCTGGCTGGAGCTACATTCCTTGACATTTCCAGTTTCTACCTCCTTAGTTACTTCATCAAAGAGAGAAGAGGCTGTCTTCATAAATATATTGGACTTCAAACTGCTAATAAATGGAAATACTTCTTTTAAATGTATCTCCCTTCCCAATGAAGTCTTCAGCAGACTCTGCAGTGTGTCCTACTGCATGAGGAGTTTGGTGATGATACAGGGCAaggccttttcagcagtggcaTCTAAACTATGGAGCTCCCTCACAAAATTCTTCCATCTTGGACTCATGTTACAGGCTGCTGCTCTTAGTGGAATCCAAAATTTACCCCCTTCCTTGCTGCATAGTACGGCCATATATCTTGCTCTGCATTTGGATGGGCATTGAACAGTGGATCCATCCACTCATTTGCAGTCATCCAGAATTCAGGAAACATATTTTTATCATAAtcgttgttttcttttaaaggcttacAAACAGTTGTTTTGGAGACATCATGTGAAATATCTACGACAAGTCAAGGAAGATAGTTATTGTGTGCTGAGGGCTGTATTGTTCCAGATATTTAGCCAAGGTCTTCCTGTTCCATCATGGACAAAGGCAGTTGATGTCCTAAAGGTACATCCTGAACAAACAATGCAATACGAGTTgaattattttctgattttacCCTATACTTGTGATCCAAGACTATGCGATCCTTGAACATCAGACTTTCAGAATGAGGTTAAAAATATGTTGGAGACAGCCCCTTTAGTCTCTTGTGCCATTGATAGATCTCATAAattggatttcccccccctctccccccttttttaccTATTGAAAAAGTACAGGATACATTCAAACAGCATTGGATTTTGACAGGTTATTGTGAAAGAAGCATTTTCAAGTTTTGATAACACCATCTTATGAGAAGCATTGGTATGGACTAATTTGAGGAAGATTACTTCTGAGCCTAATGTCTTTGCATTAGAGTTTTGATTGTATCAGCCCATAATTTAGTATACTTGAAACCTTgcttttgtcctttaaaaaaagagattcttTCTACCGAAGTAGAACTCTTCTGGAAATCCTTTGAACATTATTCTATATTTTAGTAATTTCAATAACATCACTATGAGCTGTAAATATACATTTGGAAAAACATTTCTATCCAGTATATATTTCTATTACAGTAATGTTCTCTGTAGCCTCTAAGTAAATGTGCCCATTACATGCACAAGTTGATCGTGTCATGACACAGTGCTATTTAACCATAAACACATTTTTGTTCAGTAGCAACAAcagttctttttatttcttggaaaGATTATGCTTTTCCACTCAATTCAACTCTCATAAATTGAACAAGTAGAATTTTCTGTCCATTTCAAGGAAAGAAGTTTCTCCACTGAATATATCTCTCAGAAATTGTAACAAGCAAGCAGATTTGCAGGAACTACTTTGATTAATTGAAAGAAGTGTAAATGACTTACACCTCTCCTCCCAATGCTTCCATGTCTCATCAAAGCAAAACCTGTTTTTTCTTTGGGGTTCATTCTATTTAGAATCTTTATTTCCTGTTGAATTACTCTATTGAAGCCAAGGTTGTGTGCTTATCTTTTTCAGATCCCTGAGAAACTTCTTTATTCACAAGGCTGTAACTGGATCCAGCAATATAGTTTTGGACCCGAGAAGTATACTGGCTCCAATACATTAGGGAAATTACGTAAATGTattgaaactttaaaaagtcagGTAAGTGAAAAAATATAAATAGGTTGATAGGAGCTGTCAAGGGAAATAATTAAATGGCACTAAAACTTAAATAAAACCAATATGGAGGGAAATTCTAACTGGAGAGTTATAGACATTGAATGAGAGGGATGATATTTTTGATCTAGCAGACTTCTGTAATACGAAGTGAAcatttctttttactattttagAAAGCCATTTGTATTGGGGGTTTGGTTATATAGAGatgtatttaattaattttaaaacatcttaATTGATTGGCAGCCCTCATATTGTTTGGCTGTGATTGTACTAGGCAGCAGTGGAATTTTCAGAGCTTGGCAATGTTTTATGATAGGAAGATGCTCAGATTATTGATAGTATTTGGAAGAATGTTGAATTTCTCTTTAATCATAAACATATTTCCATTATGTTGGCATGTGTAATAATAGGACATAagtggaaacagaaaaacaagcaaTGTTTGGCCTCCTCACCCTTAATAATGTCCAGTGCGCTGCCACTTTCAGACATTCATTTGTATAATAGAACCAAGTTGCACGATTGTcacgttcctgcctgtcccttgattgtttcaccaaacatagGGCACAAGCTACATGCCTTTCAGCGgccaccagttgattatatcaacattatgtattgttaataatagaggtccaggtaATGTGTCATTTAAATGGAGCCACATAGTAGTTGTTTATTagtacaggtgatgaaggtacaatcagtaccaaacatcccacttcatccactctcaaccgccaGCCCTCTCTCTGTATTCAAAACTCCCAATTCCCCAATCTCCCTTCTCAAAACTCCAAtctaatctcctcctccttctgcagagaatcttatatctcgtgactccgcctCTGCAGCAATCTTGTTGATCCATACAGATAgcatattcatgacctgggcggacgccACAACGATAAACTAGGAACTTCTGAAATTCATGTTTGCACTATGTAATCTTCCCAAAAAGCACAGTAAATTGTTGTTATATAATGGTATGCAGAACTAAACATTCTCTCGTCCTGGAATTAAATACCCAGAGTTCTTTGAAGGGAGATAGGAGTAGTTTACTTGTCCTCCAGTAATAGTTTTATTGAGAGAGTAACTTTTGCAGTGTAGGTGTGCTGTTAAGGGCCTGTAGCCACCCTCCATGTCCTTTATGCCTGGTTTAAGTTCCAGTGTGTTAACAATTAATATGTTCTTCCTTTGGACCTAGAAAATTTCCACTGAGCAATGAAGCTCCTGCTTCAAACTGTTGTCTGACCTATGTTGTATAGTCTTTGCAAAATTCCCCAGGAACATCTTTCTATTATATagagaaggaaggaggcaaaggaTTGGCAGAACAGATAGAGACAAAACAGAAATGGATCCATGCTTTTCTGTGGTACCTCCCACCGCATTTTTTTCGTGCTTTGCAAGATTGCAGCCATTAATTTCTGTGCCTTGTAAATCAAGTAATTACACAGTTTAGCTATGTGCTCTTGTGTTGCTTGTGGATGTAGTCTTCAGCTTAGGATTTTGCTATTTATTCTCAAACTTGGTAACCTGCCTTTCAGGGCAGCTGCTCAGTGCAGTTAGAATGCTGTGACTGAATTTGTGGAACTTAAATTGAGCCTTTTGCAACTGTGGAAACATGCGCACATGGTTTGACCTGTAATAAAACACTGAAGTTATGCAGTGCTTTTTCTTCAGACATGCTCTTATCCAGGATGCTCCATTCattcttctttcagttttctgTGTGCTCTCCTGCTCATTCAGCACTCCATGGTCACTGATCATGCTGTGTTTGTGAAACCGAACCGTTTTCAGGAGTCAGAGTTGCCtgcataagatttttttttccttaaaattttCCCAATTTTCTGCAACTCATTGGACGGAATCCAGTATCTAAATTTATGCATATGTCAGGGAAATTACATAAGTCTTCCTGGAAATGCACTGCTCATTAATGGTTGCATTCCTGGCCAGGGTGTTTTATCCTGGGCATGCTAACGCTCCCCTCTCATGGCCAGGTGGTACGAGCAAATTAGGTCATTAGTATATGTGATAGCAAAGCTACTTTGGCCAAAATAAACCAACTActtaattttaacattttttttgtaGCAATGATAacaagtggttttttaaaaaatattattttcccaTAAATTGTAGTGGATGGAGATAAGTGGCATTAGAGACCCATATGAAAGAGGAAAACTGTGCTGTGCCATTTTTACTGATGAAGACACGGAGCACAAGATGTTTGAGGCCATAAAATTTTTTATGCTCTACCAAGTAATAGAAGCCTATGAATGCTTCAGCAACAAACAAGAGGGTATCCCAAGGTTCTTTTACAGCCTGTTTACACAGGATACTTCCTTGGACCCTTTAAGCTACATGATGAATCATCTGAATTCCATAGGTGATGGAAGAAGTCTTGATCAGGTAACTATGCTCAAAGTTTCTGTCTCATTTGAGAAAATCTTTAAAAGTTCTAACAGTTGGTTGTGTTGAGATTGTGTTTGGGAGGGAATCTCCTGTACATCAAGGAAACAAAGGCtgggaacaaaatgaaaacaatgggAAAATGCAGTGGAAACAAAATCAGTGTTCCCTACCGAGAGGCATCCTGACTGTTCCTGCTTATTTTGCATGCTTTATGTTGTCTTTGCTTTTCGTGGTGGCAGGATAACCCCCTGACCACTGGAAATCTTATTCGGCCACTTCTCTGATCTTTGAGATGTCATAAAAAcatagttcttttcttttttaaaaaaagtttgcttcTCTGAAAAAGAAAGTTCACTTTCTTGTGAATCCTACTCCTGACAGGGTGATTTCTTCATTGTATTGTTCAAATATACAGTTTAATTACAGCGGTTTCCTGAAAAGCATAATATAGTTGTAGCAAATATTTTTCACTGAAACTTCAGTGGATACATTTTCCAAATTATAATCTGTGCCAGgattatacattttttaaatttgtgaaaTTATTATTGTACAATTATACATTtttagagcctcgtggtgcagtggtttgctgtattgcagccaaaactgtgctcgtgactcg
This sequence is a window from Pogona vitticeps strain Pit_001003342236 chromosome 4, PviZW2.1, whole genome shotgun sequence. Protein-coding genes within it:
- the OTULINL gene encoding inactive ubiquitin thioesterase OTULINL, which codes for MALLATALWYCRQLCTYIAHLLKRWSRYLQKKFTNNNSVSDEVDLLGYCAKEWKGETEQAKQMRKAYKQLFWRHHVKYLRQVKEDSYCVLRAVLFQIFSQGLPVPSWTKAVDVLKIPEKLLYSQGCNWIQQYSFGPEKYTGSNTLGKLRKCIETLKSQWMEISGIRDPYERGKLCCAIFTDEDTEHKMFEAIKFFMLYQVIEAYECFSNKQEGIPRFFYSLFTQDTSLDPLSYMMNHLNSIGDGRSLDQVELFLLGYVLEVKIIVYKICKFSSDVFQEYCLEGYQRDWHEVSLLTEDDRHYHIPVIKM